The following are from one region of the Orenia metallireducens genome:
- the rseP gene encoding RIP metalloprotease RseP: protein MLTTLVSFIIVLGILVFFHELGHFMVAKYVGVQVEEFAIGMGPKLLGKQYGETLYSIRLLPLGGYCKMTGEMPVDDNGDDIKQEEVELYQKAFREEKCLFQKSVWQRFWVIFMGPVMNFLLAALFFTLIFSIYGVEVNTSESTVIGQVFPEQPAYEAGLRDGDKILAVNNQKVGNWEELAGIINKNPNQEIALQVERDNQILELNVVPRLDEDREVGVIGIIPVYNRKSVNIFEAIWLGIQRTGIYIYGLILGLWKMVTGQMASDVSGPVKIAQFVGDAARSGMLRLMEFSALISINLGIMNLLPIPALDGGRLVFLGWELITGKPVDPEKEGMVHLVGFVLLMVLFVVIMIKDIRSII, encoded by the coding sequence TTGTTAACAACTCTTGTTTCATTTATAATTGTTTTAGGAATTTTGGTCTTTTTTCATGAATTAGGACATTTTATGGTGGCTAAATATGTAGGTGTTCAGGTAGAGGAATTTGCTATTGGAATGGGACCAAAACTTCTTGGAAAACAATATGGAGAAACGCTATACTCTATTAGATTATTACCTTTAGGTGGGTACTGTAAAATGACAGGGGAGATGCCTGTTGATGATAATGGTGATGATATTAAGCAAGAAGAGGTAGAACTTTATCAGAAAGCTTTTAGAGAAGAGAAGTGTTTGTTCCAGAAAAGTGTTTGGCAGAGATTTTGGGTTATCTTTATGGGACCAGTTATGAACTTCTTATTAGCAGCACTCTTTTTTACTCTAATCTTCAGTATTTATGGTGTTGAAGTAAATACTTCTGAGAGTACGGTAATAGGTCAAGTATTTCCTGAACAACCTGCTTATGAGGCTGGTTTAAGGGATGGAGACAAGATATTAGCTGTTAATAATCAAAAAGTAGGCAACTGGGAAGAGTTAGCTGGAATAATAAATAAAAATCCTAATCAAGAGATTGCTCTACAGGTAGAGAGAGACAATCAAATCCTTGAGTTAAATGTTGTCCCTAGACTAGATGAGGATAGAGAAGTTGGTGTTATTGGAATTATTCCGGTCTATAATAGAAAGTCTGTCAATATTTTTGAAGCTATTTGGCTTGGTATTCAAAGAACTGGTATATATATATATGGTCTAATCTTAGGATTATGGAAGATGGTAACTGGTCAGATGGCTAGTGATGTTAGTGGACCAGTCAAAATAGCACAATTTGTTGGAGATGCAGCTCGTTCAGGTATGTTAAGATTGATGGAATTTTCTGCGTTAATTAGTATAAATTTAGGTATAATGAACCTACTACCTATACCTGCTTTAGATGGAGGAAGACTGGTCTTTTTAGGTTGGGAATTAATCACAGGGAAGCCAGTTGATCCCGAGAAAGAAGGGATGGTCCATTTAGTAGGTTTTGTATTACTAATGGTATTGTTTGTTGTAATTATGATTAAAGATATACGATCAATAATTTAA
- the ispG gene encoding flavodoxin-dependent (E)-4-hydroxy-3-methylbut-2-enyl-diphosphate synthase → MVRRESKAVKIGNVQIGGDAAISVQSMTNTDTRDVKATVAQIKRLEEAGCELVRVAIPDKEAASKVSEIQSQIKIPLIADIHFDYRLALEVLEQGIDGLRINPGNIGNEEKVKLVAKSALEKKVPIRVGVNAGSLERELLKKYGHPTAEAMVESALKHIRLLEKFGFYDIIISLKASNVMKTLEAYQLIAKEVDYPLHIGITEAGTIKSGTIKSAVGIGAILAQGLGDTIRVSLTGDPVEEIEVAYSILKSLNLRKGGVNIISCPTCGRTEINLVEIANQVEEKIKTLDKDIEVAIMGCVVNGPGEAREADLGIAGGKDVGLIFKKGEVIKKVPAEDLVDELMKEIDNLD, encoded by the coding sequence ATGGTAAGAAGAGAATCAAAAGCAGTAAAGATAGGAAATGTACAGATTGGCGGAGATGCAGCTATCTCCGTCCAATCTATGACAAATACAGATACAAGAGATGTAAAAGCAACTGTTGCTCAAATTAAGAGATTGGAAGAAGCAGGTTGTGAACTGGTTAGAGTAGCTATTCCTGATAAAGAGGCTGCATCTAAAGTAAGTGAAATTCAAAGTCAGATTAAGATACCTTTAATTGCTGATATACACTTTGATTATAGATTGGCTTTAGAGGTGTTGGAACAGGGAATTGATGGCTTGAGAATCAATCCTGGAAATATAGGTAATGAAGAGAAGGTTAAGTTAGTAGCTAAAAGTGCTTTAGAGAAGAAGGTACCAATTCGGGTAGGTGTAAATGCAGGTTCATTAGAAAGAGAATTACTTAAAAAATATGGACATCCAACGGCAGAAGCAATGGTAGAGAGTGCCTTAAAGCATATAAGGCTATTAGAGAAATTTGGATTTTATGATATTATAATTTCTCTTAAAGCTTCCAATGTTATGAAGACTTTAGAGGCTTATCAATTAATAGCTAAAGAGGTTGATTATCCTTTACATATTGGAATTACTGAGGCTGGAACCATTAAATCAGGGACTATCAAGTCTGCTGTGGGAATAGGTGCAATCCTTGCACAAGGCTTAGGAGATACCATTAGAGTATCTTTAACTGGAGACCCAGTCGAAGAGATAGAGGTTGCTTATAGTATTCTTAAGTCTTTAAATTTAAGAAAAGGTGGGGTAAATATCATATCTTGCCCAACTTGTGGAAGAACTGAGATTAACTTGGTTGAAATTGCAAATCAAGTAGAAGAGAAGATTAAAACCTTAGATAAAGATATTGAAGTTGCTATTATGGGGTGTGTAGTAAATGGTCCTGGAGAGGCTCGTGAAGCAGATTTAGGAATTGCTGGTGGTAAAGATGTAGGGCTTATTTTTAAAAAGGGAGAGGTTATTAAAAAAGTTCCAGCAGAAGATTTAGTAGATGAATTGATGAAAGAGATAGATAATCTTGATTAG
- a CDS encoding isoprenyl transferase, whose amino-acid sequence MWGIIDKALDKFKDNSTFEDLILEVKKKEIPTHVAFIMDGNGRWAKRRGLPRSAGHQAGVKILKEIVKISKELGIKYITTYAFSTENWKRPEKEVNFLMKLFEKVFLEELEKLNQEGVKVNIIGYKERLPQGVKDKVEQAMERTKNNDTLVLNIALDYGGRSEIIESVRNIGKSLIDSEISLEDIDEKLISQGLYTNQQPDPDLLIRPGGEKRISNFLLWQLAYTELYFTDVYWPDFNKVAFLEVIKDYQQRERRFGGLKKK is encoded by the coding sequence ATGTGGGGTATTATTGATAAGGCATTGGATAAATTCAAAGATAACAGTACTTTTGAAGATTTGATATTAGAGGTAAAGAAGAAAGAGATACCTACACATGTAGCGTTTATAATGGATGGAAATGGTCGCTGGGCAAAGAGAAGGGGTTTGCCTAGAAGTGCTGGACACCAAGCAGGAGTGAAGATCTTAAAGGAGATTGTGAAGATCTCTAAAGAATTGGGGATTAAGTATATTACTACCTATGCTTTTTCTACAGAAAATTGGAAGCGACCTGAAAAAGAGGTTAATTTTCTAATGAAGTTATTTGAAAAGGTCTTTTTAGAAGAATTGGAGAAATTAAATCAAGAGGGTGTCAAAGTTAATATCATTGGATATAAGGAGAGGCTGCCTCAAGGGGTTAAAGATAAAGTAGAGCAAGCTATGGAGAGAACAAAGAATAATGATACTTTAGTTCTTAATATTGCTTTGGATTATGGCGGTAGAAGTGAGATTATTGAATCAGTTAGGAATATTGGTAAAAGTCTTATTGATAGTGAGATAAGCCTTGAAGATATTGATGAAAAGTTGATATCTCAGGGACTATATACCAATCAACAGCCTGATCCTGACTTATTAATTAGACCTGGAGGAGAGAAGAGAATTAGTAATTTCTTGTTATGGCAACTTGCCTATACAGAGTTATACTTTACTGATGTATATTGGCCTGATTTTAATAAAGTAGCTTTTTTAGAAGTGATAAAGGATTATCAGCAAAGGGAAAGAAGATTTGGCGGACTTAAGAAAAAGTAG
- a CDS encoding 1-deoxy-D-xylulose-5-phosphate reductoisomerase — MKKITILGSTGSIGQQTLEVVEELHGQFEVLALTANSSIELLAEQINKFKPKYAVLMNDSLVNELKYKLSYNETQILTGLEGLIKVATLNEIDLLVNAVVGAIGVKPTLAAIRAGKDIALANKETLVTAGAIVMREAKDNDVKILPIDSEHNAIFQALQGEDRKAVKKIILTASGGPFRTIAADKLAEVTVAEALNHPNWNMGGKITIDSATLMNKGLEVIEAKWLFDLDYEQIDVVVHPQSIIHSLVEYKDHSILAELGLPDMKVPIQYALTYPSRNTNNLESLNLAKVGALTFEEPRKDLFPCLEYAYEAGRRGGTMPAVLNAANEIAVSKFLEGKIKFIDIPKLIKKVMSAHTVVDNPTLDQIIEADTWARLEAQKEGEKVC, encoded by the coding sequence ATGAAGAAGATAACGATTTTGGGTTCAACAGGCTCTATTGGGCAACAAACGTTAGAAGTAGTTGAAGAATTACATGGTCAATTTGAGGTGTTGGCTCTTACAGCTAATAGTAGTATAGAATTATTGGCTGAGCAAATTAATAAATTTAAACCTAAATATGCAGTTTTAATGAATGACTCTTTAGTGAATGAGTTAAAATATAAGCTAAGTTATAATGAAACTCAAATATTAACGGGATTAGAGGGATTGATTAAAGTTGCTACATTAAATGAAATTGATCTGCTTGTTAATGCTGTAGTGGGTGCTATTGGAGTAAAGCCTACTTTAGCAGCGATTAGAGCAGGTAAGGATATCGCTTTGGCCAATAAAGAGACCTTGGTTACAGCAGGAGCTATTGTAATGAGAGAGGCTAAAGATAATGATGTTAAAATATTACCTATAGATAGTGAACATAATGCTATTTTTCAGGCTTTGCAAGGAGAAGATAGAAAAGCTGTTAAGAAGATTATCTTAACAGCTTCTGGAGGTCCCTTTAGGACTATAGCGGCTGATAAGTTGGCAGAGGTTACAGTGGCAGAGGCTCTTAATCATCCTAATTGGAATATGGGTGGGAAGATTACTATTGATTCAGCTACTTTAATGAATAAGGGCTTAGAGGTTATTGAAGCTAAGTGGTTATTTGATTTAGATTATGAACAGATAGATGTTGTAGTTCATCCACAGAGTATAATCCATTCTTTAGTAGAGTATAAAGACCATTCAATACTTGCTGAACTAGGTCTTCCAGATATGAAAGTTCCAATTCAATATGCATTGACCTATCCAAGCAGAAATACTAATAATTTAGAGAGCCTTAATTTGGCTAAGGTTGGGGCGTTGACCTTTGAAGAACCTAGAAAAGATCTTTTTCCGTGCTTAGAGTATGCCTATGAGGCTGGAAGAAGGGGTGGGACAATGCCAGCAGTCTTAAATGCAGCTAATGAAATTGCTGTTAGTAAATTTTTAGAAGGAAAGATTAAATTTATAGATATTCCTAAGTTGATTAAGAAGGTGATGTCTGCTCATACGGTTGTAGATAATCCAACTTTAGATCAGATTATAGAAGCAGACACTTGGGCTAGATTAGAAGCTCAGAAAGAAGGTGAGAAAGTTTGTTAA
- the rpsB gene encoding 30S ribosomal protein S2 has product MGVVSMKQLLESGVHFGHQTKRWNPKMKQYIFTERNGIYIVDLQQTVKLAEDAYNFVRELATEGKTVLFVGTKKQAKETIKQEAERCGMPYVNERWLGGMLTNFKTIRKRIDRLEELEKMEEDGVFEVLPKKEVMQLEKERTKLVRNLGGIRDMNGLPDVLFVVDPRREEIAVAEAKKLGIPVVAIVDTNCDPDDVDYVIPGNDDAIRAVKLLTGVIADAVVESQEGEQAEIEEEATTEDQQ; this is encoded by the coding sequence ATGGGTGTAGTAAGTATGAAACAATTATTAGAATCTGGAGTTCATTTCGGACATCAAACTAAGAGATGGAACCCAAAGATGAAACAATACATCTTTACAGAAAGAAATGGGATCTACATAGTGGACCTACAGCAGACAGTTAAATTAGCTGAAGATGCTTATAACTTTGTTCGTGAATTAGCAACTGAAGGTAAAACAGTTCTTTTTGTAGGAACTAAGAAGCAAGCTAAAGAGACTATCAAGCAAGAAGCTGAAAGATGTGGAATGCCTTATGTTAATGAACGTTGGTTAGGTGGTATGTTAACTAACTTCAAAACTATTCGTAAACGTATTGATCGTTTAGAAGAGTTAGAGAAGATGGAAGAAGATGGAGTTTTCGAAGTTTTACCTAAGAAAGAAGTAATGCAGTTAGAGAAAGAAAGAACTAAATTAGTTCGTAACTTAGGTGGAATTAGAGATATGAATGGTCTTCCTGATGTGCTATTTGTTGTTGACCCTCGTAGAGAGGAGATTGCGGTAGCAGAGGCTAAGAAATTAGGCATTCCAGTAGTAGCTATTGTAGATACAAACTGTGATCCTGATGATGTTGATTATGTAATTCCAGGAAATGATGATGCTATTAGAGCTGTTAAATTATTAACTGGAGTTATCGCTGATGCAGTTGTAGAATCTCAAGAAGGCGAACAAGCCGAAATTGAAGAAGAAGCAACTACAGAAGACCAACAATAA
- the ytvI gene encoding sporulation integral membrane protein YtvI, translating to MKKIYKVSLGLILLLVISIFFLKYLLSYFLPFVIAVILASLIDPAVELLEERANLPRGLSIIIILSIIIIFISLILTISFSRLFIELNNLLNNLPDYQNFGKQLDWISKRNEQLSRVIEELKIPESFKESINSNFQYFYDKAKEIIQLASSTLLGVVKKLPNFATILLISLIATFFISRDKELILEAILKPFPSKWRHKIEQVQGDIMKAGIGFIRAQILLITITTLISIIGLSILGSSYSIVIGLTGGLLDLIPVIGPSLIFVPWAIYNLIVGNISFAIGLFILYGVMGATRQILEAKIVGQSIGIHPLAILVAMYLGVQLFGIAGFFIGPASLVVLKAIFQAGFISIIIDE from the coding sequence ATGAAAAAAATATATAAAGTATCCTTGGGATTAATTTTATTATTGGTTATTAGCATCTTCTTCTTAAAGTATCTATTAAGCTATTTCCTTCCTTTTGTTATAGCAGTTATCTTAGCTAGTTTAATTGATCCTGCTGTAGAATTACTTGAAGAGCGAGCTAATCTCCCTCGGGGTCTTTCAATAATCATTATTTTATCTATAATAATAATTTTTATAAGTTTAATATTAACGATTAGTTTCTCTAGATTATTTATTGAATTGAATAATTTACTTAATAACCTACCAGACTACCAAAATTTTGGAAAACAACTGGATTGGATATCAAAACGGAATGAACAGTTGAGTAGGGTTATAGAAGAGCTGAAAATTCCAGAGTCTTTTAAAGAGAGTATAAATAGTAATTTTCAATATTTCTATGATAAAGCAAAAGAGATTATTCAATTGGCTAGCTCTACATTATTAGGGGTAGTTAAAAAACTGCCTAATTTTGCAACTATTTTATTAATCAGTTTAATAGCTACTTTCTTTATTAGTAGAGACAAGGAACTTATTTTAGAAGCTATTTTAAAACCTTTTCCCAGTAAATGGCGTCATAAGATAGAGCAGGTTCAAGGAGATATAATGAAAGCTGGTATTGGATTTATTAGAGCACAAATCCTTCTAATTACTATTACAACTTTAATCTCAATTATAGGTCTAAGTATTTTAGGTAGTAGTTATTCTATTGTGATAGGATTAACTGGTGGTCTTTTAGATTTGATTCCTGTTATTGGTCCTAGTTTAATCTTTGTTCCTTGGGCAATTTATAATTTGATAGTAGGAAATATAAGTTTTGCTATTGGACTATTTATATTATATGGTGTAATGGGAGCTACTCGTCAAATATTAGAGGCGAAGATAGTTGGTCAGAGCATTGGTATCCATCCTTTAGCTATCTTAGTTGCGATGTATTTAGGAGTTCAATTATTTGGGATTGCTGGGTTTTTTATCGGTCCAGCTTCATTAGTGGTTTTAAAAGCGATATTCCAAGCAGGATTTATTTCAATTATTATTGATGAGTAG
- a CDS encoding HD domain-containing protein: MFDRHVTLESLITDSVAKKHLPKAGYAHIVVTTEYAFELAVERNVCVDLATKATLLHDIGHTNWERHGEWDFESYNEFDIHTIKGAERAHELLILKGEDLGKAREIALAILFHSGSSPVSKNVKLTPLQKLVSDADDMDEQEDGAHHRVKIDFGEALQRIRRLDMLVHPYRKECNENCENCDRLK, encoded by the coding sequence ATGTTTGATAGGCATGTAACTTTAGAATCTTTAATTACTGATAGTGTTGCTAAAAAACACTTACCAAAAGCTGGTTATGCACATATAGTAGTAACTACCGAATATGCTTTTGAGTTAGCAGTTGAGAGAAATGTCTGTGTTGACTTGGCTACTAAAGCTACTTTATTACATGATATAGGGCATACTAATTGGGAAAGGCATGGTGAATGGGATTTTGAATCTTATAATGAATTTGATATTCATACCATTAAAGGTGCTGAACGGGCCCATGAGTTGTTAATCTTAAAAGGAGAAGACCTTGGTAAAGCTAGGGAGATTGCTCTAGCTATATTATTTCACAGTGGTTCCAGTCCTGTTAGTAAGAATGTAAAGTTAACTCCTTTACAGAAGTTGGTTTCAGATGCTGATGATATGGATGAGCAAGAGGATGGAGCTCACCATAGGGTTAAGATTGATTTTGGAGAGGCTTTACAGCGAATTAGAAGATTAGATATGTTGGTACATCCTTATAGAAAAGAATGTAATGAGAATTGTGAAAATTGTGATAGGTTAAAGTAG
- a CDS encoding phosphatidate cytidylyltransferase, producing MLKTRVLSAVVAIPILIIILKVGGIPFLLLNLLVVGLGMDEYFKLVKGKGIKANRFLGTFIGLILILLTYLNSNNLSVVYGFLILSFLVILLKQVIIGVDDSPILTTTITFFGVFYIAGLFSHLILLYNLEGNNGKGIGPLFIWLPILATWITDTGAYFTGMNFGRNPLAPKISPKKTVEGAVGGLVFSIVLTLIISIYLGFGYLHGIVLGILIALFAQLGDLCESVFKRDANIKDSGDIIPGHGGILDRIDSLLFTLPVVYYYLQWVVLK from the coding sequence ATGTTGAAAACAAGGGTTTTAAGTGCAGTAGTGGCTATTCCTATATTGATTATTATCTTAAAAGTAGGCGGCATTCCCTTTTTATTATTAAATCTGTTGGTTGTTGGATTAGGAATGGATGAATATTTCAAACTAGTAAAAGGTAAGGGGATAAAAGCAAATAGATTTTTAGGAACCTTTATTGGTCTAATTTTGATTCTCCTTACATATCTAAATAGTAACAACTTATCAGTTGTATATGGATTCTTAATCTTATCTTTTTTAGTAATTCTATTAAAGCAAGTTATTATTGGGGTAGATGATTCCCCTATTCTTACAACAACTATTACTTTTTTTGGAGTCTTTTATATTGCGGGCTTATTTAGTCATTTGATACTCTTATATAACTTAGAGGGCAACAATGGCAAGGGGATTGGACCTTTATTTATTTGGCTACCAATTTTGGCAACTTGGATAACCGATACGGGGGCATACTTTACAGGAATGAATTTTGGTAGAAACCCTTTAGCTCCTAAAATTAGCCCTAAAAAGACTGTAGAAGGAGCAGTTGGTGGGTTGGTCTTTAGTATAGTACTTACTTTAATTATTAGTATATATCTAGGTTTTGGATATCTTCATGGGATAGTATTAGGGATTCTAATTGCTCTCTTTGCTCAATTAGGGGATTTATGTGAATCTGTCTTCAAGCGTGATGCTAATATTAAAGATTCTGGAGATATTATACCAGGACATGGAGGAATATTAGATAGAATTGATAGTTTGCTATTTACTTTACCTGTTGTTTATTATTATCTGCAGTGGGTTGTGTTGAAGTAA
- the pyrH gene encoding UMP kinase codes for MSRAKFSRVIIKLSGAALAGEQDYGIDPQFINSIAKEIKNVLTTGVEIAIVVGGGNIFRGIAGSAKGMDRGTADYMGMLATVINSLALQDALEKLGVDTRVQTAIEMRQVAEPYIRRRAMRHLEKGRIVIFAAGTGNPFFSTDTTAALRAAEINADAILMAKNVDGVYDSDPVKNPNAIKYKELEYIDVLNKGLGVMDSTAVSLCMDNNIPLIVFGVKEMNNIKRAILGEEVGTFVR; via the coding sequence ATGTCAAGAGCAAAGTTTTCTAGAGTAATTATAAAGTTAAGTGGGGCTGCTTTAGCTGGTGAGCAGGATTATGGGATTGATCCTCAATTTATTAATTCAATAGCTAAAGAGATTAAAAATGTACTAACCACTGGTGTAGAAATAGCAATAGTGGTAGGTGGAGGTAATATATTTAGGGGGATTGCAGGAAGTGCTAAAGGAATGGATAGAGGAACTGCAGATTATATGGGAATGTTGGCTACAGTAATCAACTCTCTAGCCCTACAAGATGCTCTAGAGAAGTTGGGTGTTGATACTAGAGTACAGACTGCTATAGAGATGAGACAAGTTGCAGAGCCTTATATTAGACGTAGGGCAATGAGGCATTTAGAAAAAGGAAGAATTGTTATCTTTGCTGCAGGAACTGGTAACCCATTCTTCTCTACTGATACAACAGCTGCTTTAAGAGCAGCAGAAATCAATGCTGATGCTATCTTAATGGCTAAAAATGTAGATGGAGTATATGATTCAGACCCAGTTAAGAATCCAAATGCTATCAAATATAAAGAATTAGAATATATTGATGTATTAAATAAAGGGTTAGGCGTCATGGACTCTACTGCTGTATCTTTATGTATGGACAATAATATTCCTTTAATAGTATTTGGGGTAAAAGAGATGAATAATATTAAAAGAGCTATATTAGGTGAAGAAGTAGGTACTTTTGTAAGATAA
- the frr gene encoding ribosome recycling factor, with amino-acid sequence MIKEVANQTKKDMDKVIENTKQEFSKIQTGRAKPSLLDGVKAEYYGVPTPINQMAKISAPEPRQLLVAPFDKTVIGDIEKAILKSDLGLNPNNDGDLIRINIPQLTEERRKQLVKVVKQKAEEGKISIRNVRRQANSDLEELEKEGEISEDNYRRGLDNIQEITDEYIAKIDSLLENKTADIMEV; translated from the coding sequence ATGATTAAAGAGGTTGCGAATCAGACTAAAAAAGATATGGATAAGGTGATTGAGAATACTAAGCAGGAGTTTTCAAAAATCCAAACAGGAAGAGCTAAACCATCCTTATTAGATGGTGTTAAAGCTGAATATTATGGTGTGCCTACACCAATTAATCAAATGGCGAAAATTTCTGCACCAGAGCCAAGACAATTATTAGTAGCTCCTTTTGATAAAACTGTAATAGGTGATATTGAGAAAGCTATTTTAAAATCTGATTTAGGATTAAACCCTAATAATGATGGTGATTTAATTAGAATTAATATCCCTCAATTAACTGAAGAGAGAAGAAAACAATTAGTTAAGGTTGTTAAACAGAAAGCAGAAGAAGGTAAAATTTCTATTAGAAATGTTCGCCGACAAGCAAATAGTGATTTAGAAGAGTTAGAGAAAGAGGGAGAGATTTCTGAGGATAATTATCGCCGTGGTTTAGATAATATTCAAGAGATTACTGATGAGTATATTGCTAAAATAGATTCCTTGCTAGAGAATAAAACTGCAGATATAATGGAAGTATAA
- the tsf gene encoding translation elongation factor Ts, whose product MAITTADIKKLREMTNAGILDCKKALQETDGDMDKAVEYLREKGIASADKKAGRTAAEGLVAFKTADNTAAILEVNCETDFVARNENFKAVVDTLANHVLAEKPANVEEAISQTLNAEGKTVEKYLKESIAKIGENISFRRFEIFEKNDDEIFGTYLHMGGNIGVLVQLKGGNEDVARDIAMHVAAVNPSYLSKEDVPSEDLAKEREILTKQALAEGKPEHIVEKMVEGRLSKFYTLNCLLEQEFVKDSDMTIQQLVDQNDASIVNYIRYEVGEGIEVEETDFAAEVMGEVNK is encoded by the coding sequence ATGGCAATTACTACAGCTGATATAAAGAAGTTAAGAGAAATGACAAATGCTGGGATTTTAGATTGTAAAAAAGCTTTACAAGAGACAGATGGAGATATGGATAAAGCTGTTGAATACTTAAGAGAAAAAGGTATTGCTTCTGCTGATAAGAAAGCGGGAAGAACTGCTGCTGAAGGTTTAGTAGCTTTTAAAACAGCAGATAACACAGCTGCTATTTTAGAAGTTAACTGTGAAACTGATTTCGTTGCTAGAAACGAAAACTTTAAAGCAGTTGTTGATACTTTAGCAAATCACGTATTAGCAGAAAAGCCTGCTAATGTAGAAGAAGCTATTAGTCAAACTTTAAATGCAGAAGGTAAAACAGTAGAGAAGTACTTAAAAGAGTCTATTGCTAAGATTGGTGAAAATATTTCCTTTAGACGTTTCGAAATCTTTGAAAAGAATGATGACGAAATCTTTGGTACATACTTACACATGGGTGGTAACATTGGAGTTTTAGTTCAACTTAAAGGTGGAAATGAAGACGTAGCTAGAGATATTGCTATGCATGTTGCTGCTGTAAACCCAAGTTATTTATCAAAAGAGGATGTTCCTAGTGAAGATCTTGCTAAGGAGAGAGAAATCCTTACAAAGCAAGCTCTTGCAGAAGGAAAGCCAGAACATATAGTAGAAAAGATGGTTGAAGGTAGATTAAGTAAGTTCTATACGTTAAATTGTTTGTTAGAGCAAGAGTTTGTTAAAGACTCAGATATGACTATCCAACAACTAGTTGATCAAAATGATGCTAGTATTGTAAATTATATTCGTTATGAAGTTGGAGAAGGTATCGAAGTAGAAGAAACAGACTTTGCTGCAGAAGTAATGGGTGAAGTTAATAAATAA